A window of Fusobacterium simiae genomic DNA:
AGCTGAAATTGGAAAAGTTACCTCTAAGATATTGGCAAAGGCTTCAAAAAATATTACTAATTTAATGTCTATGAGTTTTGAAGAATTAACTTCAATAGATGGAATTGGAGAAATAGCTGCTAATGAGATTATAACCTTCTTTAAAAAAGAAAAAAATCAAAAAATAATAGAAGGTCTAAAAGAAAAAGGTTTAAAATTTGAATTAGTTGAAACTGAATTAACTGATAAAAAAGAAAATTCTAATTTTAGTGGAAAAACATTTTTATTTACAGGAACATTGAAACATTTTACAAGAGAAGAAATAAAGGAAGAAATCGAAAAATTAGGTGGAAAAAATTTAAGTTCTGTGAGTAAAAACTTGGATTATTTGATAGTTGGGGAAAAAGCTGGAAGTAAGTTAAAAAAAGCACAAGAGATTCCAACTATAAAAATATTAACTGAAGAAGAGTTTATTGAATTAAAAGATAAATTTGACTAAGATAGTAAATTATATTAAAATATGAAATGATATTAAAAAAAGTGAGGAAGAAAAAGAATGATAAGTAGTTTACTTAAAAAGATTTTTGGGACTAAGAATGACAGAGAAATAAAAGCTCTAACAAAAGAAGTCGAAAAAATCAATGCATTAGAATCTGAATATGAAAAACTTTCAGATGAAGATTTAAAGAACAAAACAAATATCTTTAAAGAAAGATTAAAAAATGGTGAAACTCTTGATGATATTTTAGTTGAGGCATTTGCAACAGTTAGAGAAGCCTCAAAAAGAATTTTAGGTTTAAGGCATTATGATGTACAGTTAATTGGAGGTATAGTTTTACACCAAGGAAAAATTACAGAAATGAAAACAGGGGAAGGTAAAACTTTGGTTGCAACTTGTCCAGTTTACTTAAATGCCCTTGCAGGTCATGGTGTACATGTAATAACAGTAAATGATTACTTGGCAAAGAGAGATAGAGATCAGATGTCAAGATTATATGGATTTTTAGGTTTAAGTTCGGGAGTTATCTTAAACGGACTTCCAACTGAACAAAGGAAAAAATCTTATAATTCAGATATAACTTATGGTACAAACTCAGAATTTGGATTTGATTACTTAAGAGATAACATGGTATCAAGTTTGGATCAAAAAGTACAAAGAGAACTTAACTTCTGTATAGTGGATGAAGTTGACTCAATACTTATTGATGAAGCAAGAACTCCGTTAATAATTTCTGGAGCAGCTGAAGATAAAATTAAATGGTATCAAGTATCTTTTCAAGTTGTATCTATGCTTAATAGAAGTTATGAAACAGAAAAGATAAAAAATATTAAAGAAAAGAAAGCTATGAATATCCCCGATGAAAAATGGGGAGATTATGAAGTCGATGAAAAATCGAGAGTTATAGTATTCACAGAAAAAGGTGTTAAGAGAGTAGAACAAATCTTAAAGATTGATAATCTATATTCACCTGAATATGTTGAATTAACTCATTTTTTAAATCAAGCATTGAAAGCTAAAGAATTATTTAAAAGAGATAGAGATTATTTAGTCAGAGAAAATGGAGAAGTAGTAATAATTGATGAATTTACAGGAAGAGCTATGGAAGGTAGAAGATATTCTGATGGACTTCACCAAGCTATAGAAGCTAAAGAAGGAGTTAAGATTGCTAGTGAAAACCAAACTCTTGCTACTATAACACTTCAAAATTATTTTAGAATGTACAAGAAATTATCTGGGATGACTGGTACTGCTGAAACAGAAGCAACAGAATTTATGCACACTTATGGATTAGAAGTTGTTGTTATTCCTACTAATTTACCAGTTATAAGAAAAGATGATGCAGACTTAGTTTACAAGACTAAAAAAGAAAAAATTAATGCAATTATTGATAGAATACAGGAACTATATGAAAAAGGACAACCTGTTTTAGTTGGTACAATTTCAATTAAGAGTTCAGAAGAATTATCAGATTTATTAAAGAAAAAAAAGATTCCTCATAATGTATTAAATGCAAAATACCATGCTAAAGAAGCTGAAATAGTTGCTCAAGCAGGTAGATATAAAGCTGTAACAATAGCTACAAATATGGCAGGTAGAGGGACAGATATTATGCTTGGAGGAAATCCTGAATTTATGGCTCTTGCTGAAGTAGGCTCAAGAGATGATGAAAGATTCCCAGAAGTCTTAGCAAAATATCAAGAACAATGTGCTAAAGAAAAAGAACAGGTTTTAGCTTTAGGTGGTTTATTTATACTTGGTACTGAAAGACATGAATCAAGAAGAATAGATAACCAATTAAGAGGAAGATCTGGTAGGCAAGGAGACCCAGGAGAATCGGAATTCTATTTATCGCTTGAAGATGATTTAATGAGATTATTTGGTTCTGAAAGAGTAATGGTTTGGATGGATAGATTGAAACTTCCTGAAGGAGAGCCAATAACTCATAGAATGATAAATTCTGCTATTGAAAAAGCTCAAAAGAAAATAGAAGCTAGAAACTTTGGAATAAGAAAAAATCTGCTTGAATTTGATGATGTTATGAACAAACAAAGAACGACTATATATGCAAATAGAAATGAAGTTCTTGAAATTGATAATTTAAAAGATACAATAATGGAAATGCTTCATAAAAATATTACAGAAAAAATATATGAAAAATTTGCTCCTGAAATGAGAGAAGATTGGGATATTGATGGACTAAATGAATATCTAAAAAATTTTTATGCTTATGAAGAAAAAGATGATAAAGCATATTTAAGACATACAAAAGATGAATATGTAGAAAGAATTTATAATGCTTTAGTTCAACAATATGATAAAAAAGAACAAGAACTTGGTTCAGATTTAATGAGAAAACTTGAAAAACATATTTTATTTGATGTTGTTGATAATAGATGGAGAGAACATTTAAAATCTCTTGATGGATTGCGAGAAAGTATCTATTTAAGAGCTTATGGTCAAAGAGATCCAGTGACTGAATACAAATTAATTTCAAGTCAAATATTTGAAGAAATGATAGCAACAATTCAAGAACAAGCTACCTCATTCTTATTTAAGGTTATTGTAAAATCTGAGCCAGTAAAAGATGAGGAAGAGGAGATTGAAGAAGCAGAAATTAAAGAAGTCAAAAACACAGATGGTTTATGTCCATGTGGAAGTGGAAAACCTTATGAAAAATGCTGTGGTAGATAATAAGGAGGAAAAATGAAAAAAATATTATTTTTTTTAGTGATGATTTTTACTTTAGTATCTTGTAGTTCAACTACTGTAACAAAAAAAGGTTTAATTGAAAAGTATTCTTTAAACAAAGAGTCAGCCCATAATTGGGAAACTACTATGTCAAAAGTTATGGTGGCTGAAGCGACAAATCCCGATTGGTATGGAGAAGAAAATCCTTTGGTTAATTTTAGAAAACAAGGAAAAATGTCTGAAAGAGAATACTATTTCTTAGATTATTTAGGAAAAACACCTGCTAATGAAATTTCTGATGATGATTTTAACCGTTTTACTAAAATATTAACATCTTATGTTAATAAAATGCCAAGAAAATTCATAATTGAAGTTACTAACATAAAAGATCCAAAAGGTTTAGTGGATTATATGGTGAAAGAATCAAATTCTCCTCAATTAGATAATCCTTCTAAATATATAAAAGAAGTGGTTGCTGATAAAGAAGAATGGGCACAAATAGTGGCAATGTCTCAACAATCTGATTTAAAAGATAAAGATGTAAAAAAATTAAGAAAATTATTGGCCTCTTTTGTAAAGAGAGATAATTTCTATAATGAACAAGTATGGTATCAATTAGAAGTTTCTGATAGAATGATTCAACTTGCAAATTTAGCTAAGAAACCTGATAAAACAAAATTAGAAATGAACAATGTTAATGCTAAGGCATTATACCTAGCTTATCCTCAATTCTTATCTAAGGTTGATAGATGGGGTAGATAAAAATACTAAAAAGTTGAGAACAGATTTAATTTAACTTACTAATAAGGATTGACTTCTGTAAAAAACAGGAGTTAATCCTTTTAATTTTCTATTAAAATTATTTTCTTGAAACATACTTCTTTATTAATTAAAAAAAATAATATATAATAAAGAAAGAATAGGAAAATTTGTGGTAATTCTTAGTTATTTAGCAATCTATATGTTAGGAATTGTAATTAAAAATACTAAAAAATAGAAAATATATTTATTTTTAGTTGAATTAATATATATAAAATGGTATATTTATACTTATCAAACAAAAACAAAATGCTGATATGGCCTTAAGGAGGGAGAATTATGTTAGAATTAAAATTTATGCGTGAAAATGTTGAAATGCTAAAAGAAATGTTAAAGAACAGAAACAGTGATATTGATATGAATGCTTTTGTAGCATTAGATACTAAAAGAAGAGAAATTTTATCCGAAGTAGAAAATTTAAAAAGGGAAAGAAATAATGTATCTGCTGAAATTGCAAGTTTAAAGAAAGAAAAAAAAGATGCTAACCATTTAATAGAAAAAATGGGAGGAGTTTCAACTAAAATAAAAGAATTAGATAATGAACTTGCTGAAATAGATGCAAAATTATTAAATATTCAATTGACTATACCTAATGTATATCATTCATCAACTCCTATTGGTCCAGATGAAAATTATAATGTTGAAGTAAAAAGATGGGGCGAACCCAGAAAATTTGATTTTGAACCAAAGCCACATTGGGAAATTGGAGAAAATCTAGGAATATTAGATTTTGAAAGAGGAGCAAAGTTAAGTGGTTCAAGGTTTGTCCTATATAGAGGAGCTGCTGCAAGATTAGAAAGAGCTCTTATTAACTTTATGCTTGATGTTCATACTTTGGAAGAAGGATATACAGAACATATCACTCCATTTATGGTAAAGGCTGAAGTTTGTGAAGGAACAGGTCAGCTTCCAAAATTTGAAGAAGATATGTATAAAACAACCGATGATATGTATTTAATTTCTACTTCTGAAATTACTATGACTAATATCCATAGAAAAGAAATTTTAGAACAATCTGAATTACCTAAATATTATACTGCTTATTCTCCTTGTTTTAGAAGAGAAGCAGGTTCTTATGGAAAAGATGTAAAAGGTTTGATAAGAGTTCATCAATTCAATAAGGTAGAGATGGTAAAAATAACTGATGCAGAATCTTCTTATGATGAGCTTGATAAAATGGTTAAAAATGCTGAAACAATATTGCAAAGATTGGAATTACCTTATCGTATAATTCAACTTTGTTCTGGTGATTTAGGATTTAGTGCTGCTATGACTTATGATTTAGAAGTTTGGTTACCATCTCAAAATAAATATAGAGAAATTTCTTCTTGTTCAAACTGTGAAGCTTTCCAAGCTAGAAGAATGACTCTAAAATATAGAGTGCCTAATGGAAGTGAATTCTGTCATACTTTAAATGGTTCAGGGCTTGCAGTTGGAAGAACATTGGTCGCTATCATGGAAAACTACCAACAAGAAGATGGCTCTTTCTTAGTTCCTAAGGTATTAATTCCTTATATGGGTGGAATAGATGTTATTAAAAAGTAGTTTATTTATATTGTTGCTGGTAAATATTTTTACCAGCAATTTGATTATTCTTTCTGCAATTTTAATTGTGGTTCTCATTTTAAATTTTACATTGAATAAAAATTTAAAAAAACATGCAAGGCAACTTAAAGTTTTACTTTTCTTTTACT
This region includes:
- the serS gene encoding serine--tRNA ligase — encoded protein: MLELKFMRENVEMLKEMLKNRNSDIDMNAFVALDTKRREILSEVENLKRERNNVSAEIASLKKEKKDANHLIEKMGGVSTKIKELDNELAEIDAKLLNIQLTIPNVYHSSTPIGPDENYNVEVKRWGEPRKFDFEPKPHWEIGENLGILDFERGAKLSGSRFVLYRGAAARLERALINFMLDVHTLEEGYTEHITPFMVKAEVCEGTGQLPKFEEDMYKTTDDMYLISTSEITMTNIHRKEILEQSELPKYYTAYSPCFRREAGSYGKDVKGLIRVHQFNKVEMVKITDAESSYDELDKMVKNAETILQRLELPYRIIQLCSGDLGFSAAMTYDLEVWLPSQNKYREISSCSNCEAFQARRMTLKYRVPNGSEFCHTLNGSGLAVGRTLVAIMENYQQEDGSFLVPKVLIPYMGGIDVIKK
- a CDS encoding membrane lipoprotein lipid attachment site-containing protein, which produces MKKILFFLVMIFTLVSCSSTTVTKKGLIEKYSLNKESAHNWETTMSKVMVAEATNPDWYGEENPLVNFRKQGKMSEREYYFLDYLGKTPANEISDDDFNRFTKILTSYVNKMPRKFIIEVTNIKDPKGLVDYMVKESNSPQLDNPSKYIKEVVADKEEWAQIVAMSQQSDLKDKDVKKLRKLLASFVKRDNFYNEQVWYQLEVSDRMIQLANLAKKPDKTKLEMNNVNAKALYLAYPQFLSKVDRWGR
- the secA gene encoding preprotein translocase subunit SecA codes for the protein MISSLLKKIFGTKNDREIKALTKEVEKINALESEYEKLSDEDLKNKTNIFKERLKNGETLDDILVEAFATVREASKRILGLRHYDVQLIGGIVLHQGKITEMKTGEGKTLVATCPVYLNALAGHGVHVITVNDYLAKRDRDQMSRLYGFLGLSSGVILNGLPTEQRKKSYNSDITYGTNSEFGFDYLRDNMVSSLDQKVQRELNFCIVDEVDSILIDEARTPLIISGAAEDKIKWYQVSFQVVSMLNRSYETEKIKNIKEKKAMNIPDEKWGDYEVDEKSRVIVFTEKGVKRVEQILKIDNLYSPEYVELTHFLNQALKAKELFKRDRDYLVRENGEVVIIDEFTGRAMEGRRYSDGLHQAIEAKEGVKIASENQTLATITLQNYFRMYKKLSGMTGTAETEATEFMHTYGLEVVVIPTNLPVIRKDDADLVYKTKKEKINAIIDRIQELYEKGQPVLVGTISIKSSEELSDLLKKKKIPHNVLNAKYHAKEAEIVAQAGRYKAVTIATNMAGRGTDIMLGGNPEFMALAEVGSRDDERFPEVLAKYQEQCAKEKEQVLALGGLFILGTERHESRRIDNQLRGRSGRQGDPGESEFYLSLEDDLMRLFGSERVMVWMDRLKLPEGEPITHRMINSAIEKAQKKIEARNFGIRKNLLEFDDVMNKQRTTIYANRNEVLEIDNLKDTIMEMLHKNITEKIYEKFAPEMREDWDIDGLNEYLKNFYAYEEKDDKAYLRHTKDEYVERIYNALVQQYDKKEQELGSDLMRKLEKHILFDVVDNRWREHLKSLDGLRESIYLRAYGQRDPVTEYKLISSQIFEEMIATIQEQATSFLFKVIVKSEPVKDEEEEIEEAEIKEVKNTDGLCPCGSGKPYEKCCGR